A genome region from Camelina sativa cultivar DH55 chromosome 10, Cs, whole genome shotgun sequence includes the following:
- the LOC104718334 gene encoding chitotriosidase-1, with amino-acid sequence MSSKKLISLIVSITFFLSLSSSSAQTVVKATYWFPASEFPVTDIDSSLFTHLFCAFADLNSQTNQVTVSSANQPKFSSFTQTVQRRNPSVKTLLSIGGGIADKAAYASMASNPTSRKSFIDSSIRLARSYGFHGLDLDWEYPSSATEMSNFGTLLREWRSAVEAEARSSGRQRLLLAAAVFYSNNYYSVLYPVQAVASSLDWVNLMAYDFYGPGWSKVTGPPAALYDPSNAGPSGDAGARSWIQAGLPAKKAVLGFPYYGYAWRLTNANSHSYYAPTTGAAISPDGSIGYGQIRKFIVDNGATTVYNSTVVGDYCYSGTTWIGYDDNQSIVTKVRYAKQRGLLGYFSWHVGADDNSGLSRAASRAWDATAASVRTIEKI; translated from the exons ATGTCTTCCAAAAAACTCATCTCGCTCATTGTCTCCATAACcttcttcttatctctctcGTCCTCCTCGGCACAAACTGTCGTGAAAGCTACGTATTGGTTCCCGGCGAGTGAGTTCCCGGTCACCGACATTGACTCATCTCTCttcactcacctcttttgcgcTTTTGCTGATCTCAACTCTCAAACCAATCAAGTCACTGTTTCCTCCGCGAACCAACCTAAGTTCTCCAGTTTTACACAAACTGTCCAACGCAGAAACCCTTCCGTGAAGACCCTTTTGTCTATCGGCGGTGGAATCGCAGATAAAGCCGCGTATGCTTCCATGGCAAGTAACCCCACTTCTCGAAAATCGTTCATTGATTCTTCGATAAGACTCGCCAGGTCGTACGGATTCCACGGTCTTGATCTAGACTGGGAGTATCCGAGCAGTGCGACGGAGATGAGCAACTTCGGGACGCTACTTCGAGAATGGCGATCTGCGGTTGAAGCAGAAGCTAGGAGCAGCGGTAGACAGCGTTTGCTATTGGCAGCTGCGGTTTTTTACTCCAACAATTACTATTCTGTTCTGTACCCGGTTCAAGCCGTTGCTAGCAGCTTGGATTGGGTTAATCTTATGGCCTATGATTTTTACGGACCGGGATGGTCTAAAGTAACCGGTCCACCAGCTGCTCTCTATGATCCCTCAAACGCAG GTCCAAGCGGTGACGCGGGAGCAAGGTCATGGATTCAAGCTGGACTTCCGGCTAAGAAAGCAGTTTTGGGATTCCCATACTACGGCTATGCGTGGCGTCTCACAAACGCCAACAGTCATAGCTATTACGCGCCTACCACTGGAGCGGCAATATCACCGGATGGTTCGATAGGTTATGGTCAGATAAGGAAGTTTATAGTGGATAACGGAGCAACGACAGTTTATAACTCAACGGTGGTTGGAGATTATTGTTACTCTGGCACGACTTGGATTGGTTACGATGATAATCAGAGTATTGTGACGAAAGTTAGATACGCTAAGCAGAGAGGTCTCCTTGGTTATTTCTCGTGGCACGTTGGTGCTGACGATAATTCTGGTCTATCTCGTGCAG CGTCACGGGCATGGGATGCTACAGCGGCAAGCGTCAGAACTATAGAGAAGATTTAA
- the LOC104718336 gene encoding chitotriosidase-1-like isoform X2 codes for MSSTKLIIYITFFLSLLLRSSSAQDIVKATYWFPKSEFPVADIDSSLFTHLFCAFADLNPQTNEVTISSTNQPKFSTFTQTVRERNPSVKTLLSIGGGGNESISAAFASMASNPNSRKTFIDSSITLARSNGFNGLDLDWEYPKTETEMNNFGTLLQEWRSAATAEASSSGSPPLLLTAAVFYSSDHYSAIYPVQVVANSLDWVNLMAYDFFYRSDSSSITGPPAALYDPSNTGPSGDAGVSTWIQAGLPTKKAVLGFPFYGYAWSLSNANANSYYDATTGPAILPGMPEAGAITYGLIKKFIIDNGVTPVNNATVVGDYCYAGTTWIGYDDSQSIVTKVRYAKEKGLLGYFSWHVGADDNSELARAASQA; via the exons ATGTCGTCAACAAAACTCATCATCTACATCACTTTCTTCTTATCTCTCCTCCTCCGATCCTCCTCGGCCCAAGACATCGTGAAAGCTACGTATTGGTTCCCCAAGAGTGAGTTTCCGGTCGCTGACATTGACTCCTCTCTTTTCACTCACCTTTTTTGCGCTTTCGCTGATCTCAATCCTCAAACCAATGAAGTCACTATCTCCTCCACGAACCAACCAAAATTCTCCACCTTTACACAAACCGTCCGAGAAAGAAATCCTTCCGTGAAAACCCTTTTGTCTATCGGTGGCGGTGGAAATGAGAGTATATCAGCCGCGTTTGCTTCCATGGCAAGTAACCCTAACTCTCGGAAAACGTTCATTGATTCTTCGATTACGCTGGCAAGATCGAATGGGTTCAATGGTCTCGATCTAGATTGGGAATACCCCAAGACTGAAACGGAGATGAACAATTTTGGGACGCTACTTCAAGAATGGCGATCCGCGGCTACGGCAGAGGCCAGTAGCAGCGGTAGCCCGCCTTTGTTATTGACAGCTGCGGTTTTCTACTCGTCGGATCACTATTCAGCAATATACCCGGTTCAAGTCGTTGCCAACAGTTTGGATTGGGTTAATCTTATGGCttacgattttttttatagatcgGATTCATCAAGTATAACTGGTCCACCGGCCGCTTTGTATGATCCTTCAAATACAG GTCCAAGCGGAGACGCGGGAGTAAGCACGTGGATCCAAGCTGGACTTCCCACGAAGAAAGCAGTGTTGGGGTTTCCATTTTACGGCTACGCGTGGAGTCTCTCAAACGCCAACGCTAACAGCTACTACGACGCAACCACTGGACCAGCGATACTACCGGGAATGCCAGAGGCCGGTGCGATAACTTACGGTCTGATAAAGAAGTTCATTATAGATAACGGGGTAACACCAGTTAATAACGCGACGGTTGTCGGAGATTACTGTTACGCTGGTACTACTTGGATTGGTTATGACGATAGTCAGAGCATTGTGACGAAAGTTAGATACGCTAAGGAAAAAGGTTT
- the LOC104718336 gene encoding chitotriosidase-1-like isoform X1 — MSSTKLIIYITFFLSLLLRSSSAQDIVKATYWFPKSEFPVADIDSSLFTHLFCAFADLNPQTNEVTISSTNQPKFSTFTQTVRERNPSVKTLLSIGGGGNESISAAFASMASNPNSRKTFIDSSITLARSNGFNGLDLDWEYPKTETEMNNFGTLLQEWRSAATAEASSSGSPPLLLTAAVFYSSDHYSAIYPVQVVANSLDWVNLMAYDFFYRSDSSSITGPPAALYDPSNTGPSGDAGVSTWIQAGLPTKKAVLGFPFYGYAWSLSNANANSYYDATTGPAILPGMPEAGAITYGLIKKFIIDNGVTPVNNATVVGDYCYAGTTWIGYDDSQSIVTKVRYAKEKGLLGYFSWHVGADDNSELARAGSFFLIFF, encoded by the exons ATGTCGTCAACAAAACTCATCATCTACATCACTTTCTTCTTATCTCTCCTCCTCCGATCCTCCTCGGCCCAAGACATCGTGAAAGCTACGTATTGGTTCCCCAAGAGTGAGTTTCCGGTCGCTGACATTGACTCCTCTCTTTTCACTCACCTTTTTTGCGCTTTCGCTGATCTCAATCCTCAAACCAATGAAGTCACTATCTCCTCCACGAACCAACCAAAATTCTCCACCTTTACACAAACCGTCCGAGAAAGAAATCCTTCCGTGAAAACCCTTTTGTCTATCGGTGGCGGTGGAAATGAGAGTATATCAGCCGCGTTTGCTTCCATGGCAAGTAACCCTAACTCTCGGAAAACGTTCATTGATTCTTCGATTACGCTGGCAAGATCGAATGGGTTCAATGGTCTCGATCTAGATTGGGAATACCCCAAGACTGAAACGGAGATGAACAATTTTGGGACGCTACTTCAAGAATGGCGATCCGCGGCTACGGCAGAGGCCAGTAGCAGCGGTAGCCCGCCTTTGTTATTGACAGCTGCGGTTTTCTACTCGTCGGATCACTATTCAGCAATATACCCGGTTCAAGTCGTTGCCAACAGTTTGGATTGGGTTAATCTTATGGCttacgattttttttatagatcgGATTCATCAAGTATAACTGGTCCACCGGCCGCTTTGTATGATCCTTCAAATACAG GTCCAAGCGGAGACGCGGGAGTAAGCACGTGGATCCAAGCTGGACTTCCCACGAAGAAAGCAGTGTTGGGGTTTCCATTTTACGGCTACGCGTGGAGTCTCTCAAACGCCAACGCTAACAGCTACTACGACGCAACCACTGGACCAGCGATACTACCGGGAATGCCAGAGGCCGGTGCGATAACTTACGGTCTGATAAAGAAGTTCATTATAGATAACGGGGTAACACCAGTTAATAACGCGACGGTTGTCGGAGATTACTGTTACGCTGGTACTACTTGGATTGGTTATGACGATAGTCAGAGCATTGTGACGAAAGTTAGATACGCTAAGGAAAAAGGTTT
- the LOC109126826 gene encoding uncharacterized protein LOC109126826 — MKPLGFVDRDRPHYVCRLHKALYGVKQAPRAWYQELRSYLLTLGFVNSVADTSLFTLHRHGTTYVLVYVDDILITGSHGDQVSQFISHLRARFSLKDLGEMSYFLGLEATRTSKGLYLMQKKYIVDLLIKTNMLHSRPVMVPMASSPPLTITCGTPLANPSEYRTVIGSLEYLSFTRPDIAYPVNRLSQFMHSPTDLHWQAAKRILRYLAGTPSHGIFISSDSPTILHAYFDADWSRNLDNCVSTNAYILYLGGNPISWSSKKQRSVARSSTEAEYRPVANTAAELSWVFTLLSELGITLTSPLVIYCDNVGATYLSANPVFHSRMKHIAIDFHFVREYVQAGALRVSHISIHDQLADVLTKPLPRQQFLDCTSKLGVAQAPPSCGGV, encoded by the coding sequence ATGAAACCTCTCGGGTTTGTGGATCGAGATCGTCCACATTATGTTTGTAGACTTCACAAGGCTCTATATGGAGTTAAGCAAGCTCCGCGAGCATGGTATCAGGAACTTCGCTCTTATCTTCTTACCCTTGGGTTTGTCAACTCCGTTGCGGACACTTCGCTCTTTACTTTACATCGACATGGAACTACGTATGTCttggtgtatgttgatgatatactGATTACAGGGAGTCACGGGGATCAGGTCTCTCAATTCATTTCACACCTTAGGGCCCGTTTTTCCCTCAAGGATCTCGGAGAAATGTCCTATTTCCTCGGCTTAGAAGCAACCCGTACGTCGAAAGGACTTTATCTTATGCAAAAGAAATACATTGTTGACCTCCTCATCAAGACGAACATGTTACACTCTCGTCCGGTGATGGTACCAATGGCCTCCTCTCCGCCGTTAACTATCACATGTGGCACTCCACTCGCCAACCCAAGTGAGTATCGGACTGTGATCGGTAGTCTCGAATACCTCTCCTTCACGAGACCAGACATAGCCTACCCGGTCAACCGCCTGTCACAGTTCATGCACAGTCCCACCGACCTACATTGGCAGGCTGCGAAACGCATCCTTCGGTATCTCGCCGGTACACCCTCACATGGCATCTTTATCAGCTCCGATTCACCGACCATCTTACATGCATACTTTGACGCCGACTGGTCTCGTAATCTTGACAATTGTGTTTCTACTAATGCATATATTCTCTATCTTGGTGGGAATCCCATTTCATGGTCCTCCAAGAAACAGCGGAGTGTTGCTCGGTCGTCGACTGAAGCGGAGTATCGGCCGGTAGCAAACACTGCGGCGGAGCTGAGTTGGGTCTTTACTCTACTGTCGGAACTTGGTATCACTCTCACCTCTCCTCTGGTAATCTATTGTGACAATGTTGGGGCGACTTACCTCTCTGCCAATCCTGTTTTCCATTCTCGCATGAAACATATAGCCATCGACTTCCATTTTGTTCGAGAATATGTCCAAGCTGGTGCTCTTCGGGTGTCTCATATCTCTATCCATGATCAACTTGCGGATGTGTTAACGAAGCCACTCCCACGTCAACAGTTCCTTGATTGTACTTCCAAGCTTGGAGTTGCTCAGGCCCCTCCATCTTGCGGGGGCGTGTAA